A section of the Petrimonas sulfuriphila genome encodes:
- a CDS encoding helix-turn-helix transcriptional regulator, producing the protein MHYLFLIAGFNAIFFALLLFQKKMARHDKILFCWLIYLGFYTGFYGLFSHKLFTAYHLLSASFVSLLMLNGPFLYLYISSLIQHSFRLNTGRLLHFLPFLLFNLYLLIASFFPGISEGIRLDHVEHASKPPFLFNLFLTLTVLSGPVYFLSSIQLFKKLDINIFNNFSSDTNVNLNWLRKLVYSFGIVWTMLMVTTTIHHIFHLFSLAFCTDGISLSLSLFVILIGYFGLKQKEIFPQEVIEEKNTYVTADKNKGKYAGIPMTEEELNDCAEKISHFVETEKAYLNPDLSLPQLAETLDVPSHHLSRVINDQFGVNFFNFINRYRIEEVKAKIGNPEFQNLSILGIAYDSGFNSKSAFNRVFKKMEGMTPSEYRKQIPK; encoded by the coding sequence ATGCACTACCTGTTTTTAATCGCGGGATTCAACGCTATTTTTTTTGCATTGCTGCTTTTTCAGAAAAAGATGGCCAGGCACGACAAAATTCTTTTTTGTTGGCTGATTTACCTGGGTTTCTATACAGGTTTTTACGGGCTTTTCTCGCATAAGTTGTTTACCGCTTACCACCTGCTTTCGGCCTCTTTTGTTTCGCTGCTGATGCTGAACGGTCCTTTTTTGTACCTGTATATCTCCTCGCTTATTCAGCATAGCTTCAGGTTAAACACCGGAAGGCTACTGCATTTTCTCCCCTTTCTGCTGTTTAACCTGTACCTGCTTATCGCCTCTTTTTTTCCGGGTATCTCCGAAGGAATCCGGTTAGATCATGTGGAACATGCTTCCAAACCGCCTTTTCTTTTCAACCTTTTCTTAACACTGACGGTTTTATCCGGGCCTGTTTATTTTCTTTCATCCATTCAATTGTTCAAAAAACTGGATATTAATATCTTCAACAACTTCTCTTCCGACACAAACGTCAACCTCAATTGGCTCCGGAAACTTGTTTACTCTTTCGGAATTGTCTGGACGATGCTGATGGTTACAACAACCATTCATCACATCTTTCACCTGTTTTCACTGGCATTCTGTACCGATGGCATTTCTCTTTCTTTGTCCCTTTTTGTTATTCTTATCGGATATTTCGGATTAAAGCAAAAGGAAATCTTTCCGCAGGAAGTTATCGAAGAGAAAAACACCTACGTAACCGCCGATAAAAACAAGGGAAAATATGCAGGCATCCCTATGACCGAAGAGGAATTGAACGATTGTGCAGAAAAGATCAGTCATTTTGTGGAAACGGAAAAAGCGTACCTCAATCCCGACCTGTCACTTCCTCAATTGGCAGAAACACTTGATGTGCCTTCACACCACCTCTCACGGGTAATAAACGACCAATTCGGTGTAAATTTTTTCAACTTTATCAATAGGTACCGGATAGAAGAAGTAAAAGCTAAAATAGGCAATCCTGAATTTCAAAATTTATCCATACTTGGAATTGCCTACGATAGTGGATTCAACTCCAAATCGGCCTTCAATAGGGTTTTCAAGAAAATGGAAGGCATGACGCCATCGGAATATAGAAAGCAAATACCGAAATAG
- the rsxA gene encoding electron transport complex subunit RsxA yields MEYIGIIIVAIFVNNIVYSQFLGICPFLGVSKKIDTAIGMGLAVTFVLTISTIVTFLLQKGILDPFGLGYLQTISFILVIAALVQMVEIILKKVSPSLYQALGVFLPLITTNCAILGVAILVIQKDFNLLQSVVFAIATSLGFALALIIFSGVREQLSLTKVPKAMQGIPIALITAGIIAMAFMGFSGIDQVFK; encoded by the coding sequence ATGGAATATATCGGAATTATAATAGTTGCTATTTTTGTAAACAATATTGTTTACTCGCAATTTTTGGGAATCTGCCCTTTCCTGGGTGTGTCTAAAAAAATAGATACCGCCATCGGCATGGGCCTTGCCGTTACTTTTGTACTGACCATTTCCACCATTGTCACTTTCTTGCTGCAAAAAGGGATTCTCGATCCTTTCGGCCTGGGATACCTGCAAACCATCTCTTTTATTTTGGTTATTGCTGCTTTGGTACAAATGGTAGAAATTATATTGAAAAAGGTTTCGCCATCATTGTACCAGGCGTTAGGGGTTTTTCTGCCGTTAATCACCACCAACTGTGCTATTCTGGGTGTTGCAATTTTGGTTATTCAAAAAGATTTCAACCTGCTGCAATCGGTAGTATTTGCCATTGCTACTTCGCTCGGTTTTGCACTGGCCCTGATTATTTTCTCGGGTGTCCGGGAACAACTCTCCCTGACCAAAGTTCCAAAAGCCATGCAGGGTATTCCTATTGCCCTGATTACTGCCGGAATTATCGCAATGGCCTTTATGGGGTTCTCGGGGATTGACCAGGTATTTAAGTAA
- a CDS encoding electron transport complex subunit E encodes MNNNLKVIVNGLIKENPTFVLLLGMCPTLATTSSAINGMSMGLATMFVLICSNAAISALKNLIPDMVRIPAFIVVIAAFVTMVEMVMNAYVPALAASLGIFIPLIVVNCIVLGRAEAFASKNNVLASSLDGFGIGLGFTLALTLLGAIRELLGTGKVFSLSIYPENFGSLIFVLAPGAFIVLGFLIAAFNKLQKK; translated from the coding sequence ATGAATAACAACTTAAAAGTCATTGTAAACGGGCTTATTAAAGAGAACCCCACGTTTGTGCTTTTGTTGGGAATGTGCCCTACCCTGGCAACAACCAGTTCAGCAATCAACGGAATGAGTATGGGATTGGCAACCATGTTTGTGTTGATTTGTTCCAATGCAGCCATCTCTGCATTAAAAAACCTTATTCCCGATATGGTGCGCATTCCGGCATTCATTGTGGTAATTGCCGCTTTCGTAACAATGGTGGAGATGGTGATGAACGCCTACGTTCCAGCCTTAGCTGCGAGCCTGGGGATTTTCATTCCACTTATTGTGGTAAACTGTATAGTGCTAGGACGTGCTGAAGCGTTTGCGTCCAAAAACAACGTCTTGGCATCGTCTCTCGACGGTTTCGGTATTGGTCTGGGATTTACCCTGGCGCTCACATTGTTGGGCGCTATTCGTGAATTACTGGGAACCGGGAAAGTATTTTCCTTATCCATCTATCCGGAAAATTTTGGTTCACTCATCTTTGTGCTTGCACCGGGTGCGTTTATCGTACTGGGATTTCTGATCGCGGCGTTTAATAAGTTGCAGAAAAAGTAG
- a CDS encoding RnfABCDGE type electron transport complex subunit G, with protein sequence MAKLKSTFKNMFLSLSIISLVVAVLLAQVNKMTAKPIAAAKALKLENAIKEVVPEFDNNPVEEAYKMATPNGDSLLVYPAKKGDEVVGFAINTYSNNGFSGNIQLMVGFDTKDRVVNYAVLSHAETPGLGSKMNDWFRDTARPNQVVVGRNLSEGNLSVSKDGGQIDAITASTITSRAFLEAINRAYMVYKKSDVDSSATKQNNPDSNQEEEGGESHE encoded by the coding sequence ATGGCTAAATTAAAATCTACATTCAAAAATATGTTCCTTTCGTTATCCATAATCAGTTTAGTGGTAGCGGTTTTACTGGCGCAAGTGAACAAAATGACTGCCAAACCCATAGCAGCAGCCAAGGCATTAAAATTAGAAAACGCAATAAAAGAAGTGGTTCCCGAATTCGACAATAATCCGGTTGAAGAAGCCTACAAAATGGCGACACCCAATGGCGACTCGTTATTGGTTTATCCTGCCAAAAAAGGTGACGAGGTTGTCGGTTTTGCTATAAACACTTATTCTAACAACGGATTCAGCGGAAATATACAGTTAATGGTGGGTTTTGACACCAAAGACAGGGTAGTCAATTACGCTGTTCTTTCGCACGCCGAAACTCCGGGACTGGGATCAAAGATGAATGACTGGTTTCGCGATACAGCCAGGCCCAATCAGGTTGTGGTTGGCAGAAACCTGTCGGAAGGAAATTTAAGTGTTTCAAAAGACGGCGGACAAATCGATGCCATCACCGCATCCACCATCACCTCGCGTGCTTTCCTGGAAGCCATAAACAGAGCATATATGGTTTATAAGAAAAGTGATGTTGATTCAAGTGCCACAAAACAAAACAATCCTGACAGCAACCAGGAAGAGGAAGGAGGAGAGAGTCATGAATAA
- a CDS encoding RnfABCDGE type electron transport complex subunit D, with the protein MNNKLIVSPSPHVHSGDSIEKNMYGVLIALIPAFLVAIYVFRLDALIITALSVLFCVGFEYLIARFILKTEPSVFDGSAIITGVLLAFNVPSNLPVWILALGALFSIGVVKMSFGGLGNNIFNPAIAGRIFLLISFPAQMTTWPTPSVGSTTDAVTSATVLSNLRFNPDSLPAIKDMFLGFEGGSIGEMSALALLLGLAYLLWKKIITWHIPVSIILSVALFTGILFIFNPIPMFNPLIHLFSGGLMLGAIFMATDYVTSPMTKSGMLIYGVGIGLITVSIRLWGAYPEGVSFAILLMNAFTPLINNYTTPKRFGEVVKNG; encoded by the coding sequence ATGAACAACAAACTAATCGTCTCCCCATCACCGCATGTGCACAGTGGAGACAGTATCGAAAAAAACATGTACGGCGTACTGATCGCACTTATCCCGGCGTTTCTGGTCGCAATATATGTGTTCCGACTGGATGCTTTGATAATCACGGCTCTGTCGGTATTATTCTGTGTGGGATTTGAATACCTCATTGCCAGGTTCATCCTGAAAACGGAGCCTTCGGTTTTCGATGGTTCTGCCATAATCACCGGTGTATTACTGGCATTCAACGTACCGTCCAACCTACCGGTGTGGATTTTGGCACTTGGGGCACTTTTTTCCATCGGTGTGGTAAAGATGTCGTTCGGCGGATTGGGAAATAATATCTTTAATCCTGCTATTGCAGGGCGTATCTTCCTGTTGATCTCCTTTCCGGCACAAATGACCACGTGGCCTACACCTAGTGTTGGCTCAACAACGGATGCAGTAACATCGGCAACCGTTTTATCAAACCTGAGATTCAATCCCGATTCATTGCCTGCAATAAAGGATATGTTCCTGGGGTTTGAAGGTGGGTCCATCGGGGAAATGAGCGCTTTGGCTCTTTTGTTGGGATTGGCGTATCTGTTGTGGAAAAAAATCATCACTTGGCACATCCCGGTATCGATTATCCTGTCGGTAGCCCTGTTTACGGGAATCTTGTTTATCTTTAATCCTATTCCGATGTTCAACCCGCTTATCCACTTGTTCTCAGGAGGGTTAATGCTGGGAGCCATCTTTATGGCAACCGATTATGTAACGTCGCCAATGACAAAGTCGGGGATGCTCATTTATGGCGTAGGCATCGGATTGATAACTGTTTCTATCCGATTGTGGGGTGCTTACCCGGAAGGGGTTTCATTTGCCATCTTGCTGATGAACGCTTTTACTCCGCTGATCAATAATTACACAACACCAAAAAGATTCGGGGAGGTAGTGAAAAATGGCTAA
- the rsxC gene encoding electron transport complex subunit RsxC — MLKTFRIGGIHPKENKFSAGKAIQPIAIPAQVIIPLTQHIGAPCQPVVKKGDKVKVGTLIGKTVGFVSANIHSSVSGTVLKIDKALDVSGYKRDAVFIQVEGDQWEEKIDCSETLVKECTLSSKEIIDKISEAGVVGMGGATFPTHVKLIPPPGTKAETLIVNAVECEPYLTSDHQLMMERTEEILVGTTILMKAINVDKAVIGIENNKKDAISKFTTTAKSYPGITIQPLKVQYPQGGEKQLIDAVVRRQVPSGALPISVGVVVQNVGTAFAVYEAVQKNKPLVERIVTVTGKDVKNPCNVLARVGIPVNNLIDIAGGLPETTGKIVCGGPMMGKAIASVEIPVTKGTSGILIIPTFESKRDRMKDCIRCTKCIHVCPMGLNPTLLMTLTEYSEWDRAEKGRITDCIECGSCSYTCPSDRPLLDYIRLGKGKVMGNIRARKN; from the coding sequence ATGTTAAAAACATTTCGTATCGGGGGAATCCACCCTAAAGAAAATAAATTTTCCGCCGGAAAAGCAATTCAACCCATTGCCATACCTGCACAAGTTATTATTCCGCTTACCCAGCACATTGGCGCTCCGTGCCAGCCTGTGGTTAAAAAAGGCGACAAAGTGAAAGTAGGGACCCTTATCGGAAAAACGGTAGGGTTTGTATCTGCAAACATTCACTCGTCTGTTTCGGGGACTGTACTTAAAATTGATAAAGCTCTTGACGTCAGCGGATATAAACGCGACGCCGTGTTTATTCAAGTTGAAGGTGATCAGTGGGAGGAAAAGATTGATTGTTCTGAAACTCTGGTAAAAGAATGTACACTTTCTTCAAAGGAAATTATCGACAAGATTTCCGAGGCTGGTGTAGTGGGTATGGGAGGTGCCACTTTTCCCACTCACGTAAAACTGATTCCACCACCAGGAACAAAAGCCGAAACACTTATCGTTAACGCCGTTGAATGTGAGCCTTATCTCACATCCGATCATCAGCTGATGATGGAGAGAACCGAAGAAATACTGGTAGGAACAACCATACTGATGAAAGCCATCAACGTGGACAAAGCGGTCATCGGTATCGAGAACAACAAAAAAGACGCTATCTCCAAATTCACTACTACAGCCAAATCGTACCCGGGAATTACCATACAACCGTTAAAGGTACAATATCCACAAGGCGGTGAAAAACAGCTGATCGATGCCGTTGTTCGTCGTCAGGTCCCTAGCGGCGCGCTTCCCATTTCGGTAGGCGTGGTCGTGCAAAACGTGGGAACAGCTTTTGCCGTTTACGAAGCTGTCCAGAAAAACAAACCGCTCGTGGAGCGCATAGTCACCGTTACCGGAAAAGATGTCAAAAACCCGTGCAACGTGCTTGCCCGGGTGGGAATTCCCGTAAACAACCTGATCGATATAGCAGGAGGGTTGCCCGAAACAACCGGAAAAATAGTGTGTGGCGGCCCTATGATGGGAAAAGCCATTGCGAGTGTGGAAATTCCTGTAACCAAAGGTACCTCGGGAATACTGATTATCCCCACGTTCGAGTCGAAACGAGACAGGATGAAAGACTGTATCCGTTGCACCAAGTGCATACATGTATGCCCGATGGGTTTAAATCCGACACTTTTAATGACTCTGACAGAATACAGTGAATGGGACAGGGCCGAAAAAGGGCGCATAACCGATTGTATCGAATGCGGCTCTTGCAGCTATACCTGTCCGTCCGACCGTCCTCTGCTCGACTATATCCGCCTGGGAAAAGGCAAGGTGATGGGGAACATCAGAGCAAGAAAAAACTGA
- a CDS encoding Fe-S cluster domain-containing protein produces the protein MSVLLSAVATLGAIGAGSAAILYFVGRKFHVEEDPRIEEVQEALPAANCGGCGFPGCASFANACVKAETMDDLYCPVGGQETMDKVAEILGKTVATSAKKIAVVRCSGSCDERPQLNLYDGSSNCAIAAALYGGDTGCSFGCLGLGDCEESCTFDAIHINPITRLPEVVEDKCTACGACVKACPKDIIELRKQGPKSRRIYVSCVNKDKGAVARKACNVACIGCSKCQQACPFEAITIENNLAFIIDDKCRLCRKCVPVCPTNSILELNFPPRKETPPAVKEEATVNA, from the coding sequence ATGAGTGTATTACTTTCTGCTGTAGCCACATTAGGAGCAATCGGAGCCGGAAGCGCCGCCATTCTCTATTTTGTGGGAAGAAAATTTCACGTGGAAGAGGATCCCCGTATCGAAGAGGTGCAGGAAGCGCTTCCTGCAGCCAATTGCGGGGGATGCGGCTTCCCGGGATGTGCCTCGTTTGCCAATGCTTGCGTGAAGGCCGAAACCATGGACGATCTGTACTGCCCTGTTGGCGGACAAGAAACAATGGACAAGGTTGCCGAAATATTGGGAAAAACGGTTGCCACCTCCGCAAAAAAGATTGCGGTTGTCAGGTGTAGCGGTTCGTGCGATGAACGTCCGCAGTTGAATTTATACGATGGGTCTTCCAACTGCGCCATTGCTGCAGCGCTTTACGGTGGAGACACCGGCTGCTCGTTCGGATGCCTGGGATTAGGCGATTGCGAAGAATCGTGCACGTTTGATGCCATCCATATCAATCCTATAACCCGGCTGCCCGAAGTGGTGGAGGACAAATGTACTGCCTGCGGAGCTTGCGTTAAAGCCTGCCCGAAAGACATTATCGAGTTGCGGAAGCAGGGCCCTAAATCGCGCCGTATTTATGTCAGTTGCGTAAACAAAGACAAAGGCGCTGTTGCCAGGAAAGCTTGTAATGTAGCTTGTATCGGTTGCTCCAAATGCCAACAGGCTTGTCCGTTTGAAGCCATTACGATCGAAAATAACCTGGCGTTCATCATCGATGACAAATGTCGTTTATGCCGTAAGTGCGTTCCGGTTTGTCCAACAAACTCGATATTGGAGCTCAACTTCCCGCCGAGGAAAGAAACACCTCCTGCTGTTAAGGAAGAAGCGACGGTAAACGCTTAA
- a CDS encoding SoxR reducing system RseC family protein, which produces MIEHQGIITSISDKKISVKIIQQSACSTCHAKGACMAADSKEKVVEVTDVTGKYKINDLVIIEGKESMGYKAVLWAFVIPVFILVLTIILATSFWKWGETEAATASILALVPYYLVLYFLRHKMANSFKFTIKNYH; this is translated from the coding sequence ATGATTGAACACCAGGGAATCATAACAAGTATATCGGACAAGAAAATATCCGTTAAAATCATACAACAATCGGCTTGCAGTACCTGTCATGCGAAAGGAGCATGTATGGCGGCAGACTCGAAGGAGAAAGTGGTAGAAGTGACGGATGTTACGGGGAAATATAAGATAAATGACCTTGTAATTATTGAGGGAAAAGAATCAATGGGCTATAAAGCGGTTTTGTGGGCTTTTGTTATTCCTGTTTTTATTCTTGTTCTGACAATAATACTTGCCACCTCTTTTTGGAAGTGGGGAGAAACGGAAGCCGCTACCGCTTCCATCCTTGCATTGGTGCCCTATTACCTGGTACTTTATTTTTTACGTCATAAAATGGCCAATTCTTTTAAATTTACTATCAAAAACTACCATTGA
- a CDS encoding S9 family peptidase, which produces MKKTLLFLYFVSSILLLNAQNYTLKDIVEGRFTAKDIRQMESSADGMHYYQMDPGNTAVIKFSYTTGDAVDTLFNTRRARECTFDTFQGFLVSPDENRVLVYREKEQIYRHSFKATYYYHDVRRNLVRKLTQNPSKQMIPTFSPDGKMLAYVSENNIWLAKFDFDTESQVTKDGETNKVINGATDWVYEEEFATTRLMEFSPDSKLLAFVRSDESQVRQYQFQTFNQELYPGFYTYKYPKPGEKNSSVELRVFDIDARTTRKMDVPLDLDGYIPRITFTGNAEELVAMTLNRNQNRFDMFFVNPRTTVAKLILREENKYYVDAELLNGIHFLPNRFTYVSEKEGYSHIYIYGYTGTLQKKLTTGPFDVTNLLAVDAQTQTVFYEAADESPLRRNIYRVNIDKGQPQKLSVRQGYNNASFSSNGKFFINRFSDTHTPTLITVHDATGKELRVLEDNKQAAALWTSAQFPNKEFISIPAADGITQLNGWIIKPRNFDASKKYPVVMIQYSGPNSQQVLDRFGADWHYALANEGFLVVSVDGRGTGARGEEFRKQTYMNLGIKESDDQASAARYLATLPYIDGSRIGIWGWSYGGYNVLMSMSRGNGVFKAGVAIAPVTDWRFYDTVYTERFMRTPQQNASGYTAGSAVALASQLQGKLLLIHGTTDDNVHFQNAIEYSRALIASGKHFDMFYFPDKDHFISGENSRLYLYEKVIEFYRKNL; this is translated from the coding sequence ATGAAAAAGACACTTTTATTCCTCTATTTCGTAAGCAGCATTTTGCTGTTAAATGCACAAAATTACACATTAAAAGACATCGTCGAAGGCCGATTTACGGCAAAAGATATCCGGCAGATGGAATCTTCGGCCGATGGGATGCATTACTACCAGATGGACCCGGGAAACACGGCGGTTATTAAGTTTTCCTATACTACCGGAGATGCGGTGGATACGCTTTTCAACACGCGTCGGGCACGAGAATGTACTTTTGACACATTTCAAGGATTTCTGGTGAGTCCGGATGAAAACAGGGTGTTGGTTTACAGAGAAAAGGAACAGATCTACCGCCACTCGTTCAAGGCAACTTATTACTATCACGACGTCCGTCGCAACCTGGTACGTAAACTTACGCAGAATCCTTCCAAACAGATGATCCCTACGTTTTCTCCCGACGGGAAAATGCTGGCTTACGTGAGCGAAAACAATATCTGGCTTGCCAAATTCGATTTTGATACAGAATCTCAGGTTACCAAAGACGGTGAAACCAACAAAGTTATCAACGGAGCCACCGATTGGGTTTACGAAGAAGAATTTGCTACCACCCGGTTAATGGAATTTTCACCCGATAGCAAGTTATTGGCTTTTGTTCGTTCAGATGAGTCGCAAGTCCGTCAATATCAGTTTCAAACTTTTAACCAGGAACTTTATCCCGGGTTTTATACCTACAAATACCCCAAGCCGGGCGAGAAAAACTCATCAGTAGAATTGCGTGTTTTTGATATCGATGCCCGTACGACCCGTAAAATGGATGTCCCTTTGGATCTAGACGGTTATATACCGCGGATAACTTTCACCGGAAATGCCGAAGAACTGGTGGCTATGACCCTGAACCGCAATCAGAACCGGTTTGATATGTTTTTTGTAAATCCAAGAACAACAGTTGCTAAACTCATTCTTAGGGAAGAAAACAAATATTACGTTGATGCTGAACTGCTCAACGGAATCCATTTCTTACCCAACCGTTTTACATACGTGTCGGAAAAAGAGGGATACAGCCATATTTATATTTACGGTTACACGGGAACGTTGCAAAAAAAGCTGACTACGGGCCCTTTCGATGTGACAAATCTCCTGGCGGTGGACGCGCAGACCCAAACGGTTTTCTATGAGGCTGCCGATGAAAGTCCCCTTCGCCGGAATATCTACAGGGTAAATATTGATAAGGGTCAACCGCAAAAGCTATCCGTGCGGCAGGGTTATAATAATGCGTCGTTCAGCAGTAACGGCAAGTTTTTCATCAACCGGTTTTCGGATACCCATACACCCACCCTCATTACTGTACATGACGCCACCGGTAAGGAACTTCGCGTCCTCGAAGATAATAAGCAGGCGGCGGCCCTGTGGACATCTGCACAATTCCCTAATAAAGAGTTTATCAGCATCCCTGCCGCCGATGGCATCACACAGTTGAACGGTTGGATTATTAAACCCCGTAATTTTGATGCCTCTAAAAAATATCCGGTGGTTATGATACAGTACAGCGGCCCTAATTCGCAGCAGGTGCTGGACCGGTTTGGTGCAGACTGGCACTACGCTCTGGCGAACGAAGGTTTTTTGGTTGTATCGGTTGACGGACGGGGAACCGGCGCGCGCGGCGAAGAGTTTCGAAAGCAAACCTACATGAATTTGGGTATAAAAGAGTCGGATGATCAGGCATCCGCTGCACGCTATCTGGCTACACTTCCTTATATAGACGGTAGCCGTATTGGCATCTGGGGTTGGAGTTACGGAGGCTACAATGTTTTGATGAGTATGAGCCGGGGGAATGGTGTTTTTAAAGCAGGAGTAGCCATTGCACCTGTGACTGATTGGCGGTTTTATGACACTGTTTATACCGAACGTTTTATGCGGACACCGCAACAGAATGCATCGGGATACACTGCTGGCTCGGCGGTTGCTCTTGCTTCGCAGTTACAGGGAAAGTTGTTGCTCATCCATGGAACGACCGATGATAATGTCCATTTTCAGAACGCCATAGAGTATTCGCGGGCATTAATCGCTTCCGGTAAACATTTCGACATGTTTTACTTTCCCGATAAAGATCATTTTATCTCCGGCGAAAACTCTCGTTTGTACCTATACGAAAAAGTAATTGAGTTTTACAGGAAGAATCTGTAA